In Vespa velutina chromosome 1, iVesVel2.1, whole genome shotgun sequence, the genomic stretch GGTCGGACATAACATGGCCGAGATTGACTTTCGCAATAATTGCATTACCGTTGCGTCCACATTTACGAGTTCTGCATAACCACCACGTATACCACATTCACCCATATATCctatggaaataaaatattttaaatttctttcatgagcgtataattaaaatatataaatatttatttatttatttgtacctTTGGAGATAGACATGAAAGAGGCCAGTTCCATTTGATTATAAGGTGCTCCCAATTCAAAAGCAACTTTTTTGAATGAATGGAAACAACAATTTTTGTCATAAATATTGTCTTGATATACTTCATCCGCGAATATAAAGAGTTTGTGTTTGTGAGCAAATCGAAGAATATCTTCAATATTAGACCGATTCAAAACTTGGCCAGTTGGATTTCCAGGATTTATTACGACTAAAACACGTGGATTACTCCATTTTTTGGCTTCATTTAATGCCCTTTCTAATTCAGCGATATTCAATGCCCATTTATTGTCTTCATCCAAAAAATAACCAATTTCACCAAGACCAAATTCTGATATACTCGCACTGTAGAGTGGATATTGTGGAATTGGAATCATAACTCCTGTTGGtttgttatttatcttttgaGCAAATAATTTCAGGACGGactaaaataagaaaaacaattattttattattataaaatgtcatataaaatactagagtaatatatatataatatgataaaatgtaTACTTTGATTGCATCTGATGCACCATTGcccagaaaaatattttcataattgcTTGGTATACCATCtcgattttctatatattgtgCTATATGCTTACGAACAATTTCCAATCCCATAGAGTCTGTGTAACATCCTACACTTCCTCTACACGCTTGAAGAAGTGCTTTCGCTCTAGATTTTGCATCTTCTGGATAATTTGGATCATTAAGGAGATCTGGGAGTACGGTCAAACTCAATACTTGACGTAAAAATGTAATAGGCCTTTGGCCCATAGCATGGGCATCTCCTATATTAGCTTTAAGAACTTCTTTAAATGGTTTTTTCGCAccctattaaaaattaaatatattaatttattaaataatttatcagagAAAATAATGCAGTAAGAATAATGTAACCAATATATCATATCATTTGCAAGACTCTACCGGATGTATCtaattaaatagattatatCTCTTATATAAAGTTACGCTTAGACTTTAGTATTAATTGAAATCacctttaatttaaaataatttctttatatatatatatatatatatatatatatatatatatatatatacatatatatattactttaatataaacatattaccAATATGTCATATGATATGATTACGCATTTTGTTGGAACTAGAAACGAGCAATAGTAGTTTTAAACTTGTTTAGAATTGACGTAGGATTGGTCATGTCATCACACGACTACTCGTGCGTATGCATCATCATTTATGCAGGAATATTGTATACGTATCTTGTTAATTTCACGAAAGAGAATTCCTATTTTTAGTTCTATACCGTCTTGtctcaatacatatatacgttctaACGTGTAATAAcgaatcctctctctttttctatcgattcgagcgaaaaaattaatttacacaAATCCAGCATTGTATTATCTCAATGACCTTCTAAAAAGGTCGATGAGAGATGCGTGACAGGTGGTCGCGAGCTTACAACATATATgtcaaagatgaaaaaaaaaatggcgcgTAACCTATTATGCGTCATCAATTGTACACTGAACCATTATTACAATTGACAAAAGTTGATATAGTTCGTTTGAAAATTGGCGCCTTATTAACtcattcaaatttctttttaccgcCTTTTCATATCgctatctttttattctattttcacggttgtcgataatttttttctattgtctctctctctctctctctctctctctctctcttaatcttccatttatttatgcggaaagaaaagaaaagaaaagaaaagaacaaaacagaaaaagaaaataataaaaaatacaataaaataataataagagacaGATTGATTCTTACCTTTTGTAATTCTTTCTCAATCTCGTTAGCCCTTATCAATAAAGGACCACGTACGGCGTATTCcatctttttgatattttcatagATATTATCCTCGTTTAAGATCTTCATATTGTTGGAAGCAGTATTAGCCATGGTGCGACTAAGAACTGTCGTATCAACAGCCACCGACTGAACTACCGGCACGTTCGATGTTCTCGAACGATTAGGTCTCGTTCCAACCGTTGCCCCTACCCCTGCACCTATCAGACCCCCACGTTCCCATGCCCTGGGCCAGCCAGCGGCAGCGATAACGACTGATTTTCTTGACATTTTTACTTGATTCACGATAGTATTTGTGAGAATGAGTGTCACGATATTATacgttcctctctttctctctctctctctctctctctctctttctttctctctctctctctctctctctctctctctagctttttctttctcttttatgtgACGTATAGTATGCACACTACGTGCGTGATATAGCTTATAGTCAAGGTATACAGCAGAGTGGTGACCGAGACACGATGGTTGCCAATACACCTCCAATATAGAACGAACTTCGTTCGTTTTCGACTTCGTGCTAATTCGGCTCTATTCGATATCTCTCGTCGTTCTTCTCCGCCTACCACTCGGATCTTCTCGTTTCTACTAaccacctttcttttttattatcacaaaAGAGTGCAgcatcactctctctctctctctctctcccgcctCTTTCtcacgctttctctctctctctctttctcacatacacacacacatttatttcgaaaacaaAACTCAAAGGAAACTCAATTGAGTAGATTTTATGTATTAACTCATTGACGATAAttccaatatttcttttctgtatTATCGCGACAAACTATAGAAAGAATCAGGCTTGTTGCATCGATTAATGtctttcgtatttatttatttatttttttttttttttcgtgcacatagaaatatatggcatacataattaaaattcaattcaaAATTGACACGGTATATGTTTTTTTGttcgagaaatatttcaacgataaaaaaacaattgataagcttttgtttagaaatttttcgatcatGTGACtcgaatctttctttctttttttttttttttttttttttttgacacgattgttaagattaaattttacaatgtttgtaatactttttaaattaaattaacgctTTATTGTTCCTAAGACAGTTAAATTTCTACTTTGTAAAAGTTATTCGCTCGGTAAATAGATTATATCATTTCTCAGCGCGAACAATTATGAGCATAGAtaagtaataatgatagtaataatgataagatatattatgaacgtgttattataacattattggCTATTCTAAATTTtgtatcgaaagaaagaaagaaaaaaaataaatatctaatcaatatattatatcgattaaattcaCTGATTCGATAAAATGTATTACGTATAAATGATCATAGCAGGTGTGTCTCctatctaatatttaatttttaagaatcAAGTTCTACAAGATTATATCTTTCGAGAGATACATAATACTGatcatttagaaataataatttttaataaatatttaaacgagatatacatatatcatcattattgagtttcgaaaagattttatatgtataaaaattgacTCACTTTTATAGCGGTAGGTCAATGAAATTCGAGCCGAAGAAATATCGTATTGTCTTCTTGTTATTCCTCCCAATTTCTCGTTGAGGTCCATGCGGTACGTTTAATCGActtaacataaaaaagaattaccaagaatatacaaatttatttatctcgaagaatattcttttagagaagaatttttttaataacggtattattTTGAactaaattttatctttccaaTCACCGTCGATAATTGTAACTACCTTATCGAGTGATATGATTACCGACATTAGTGACAAATGAATGATATATTACGTTTTTGTTTTGAAGTTACGACGAAACACACTAATTCTcggaattttaaaaatcaactAATGAAAccaattaaatcattaaattgcATTTATGTTATATGAATCGACAACATGTATAACGAAATAGATCCTATTATactgtaatttttttcaacgcATTTATGATGCCATCAtcgaattgagaaaaaaaaaaagaaacgaaagaaaacgcGAAAGAGACTCTTTGATATCAAGTTAACTTGCCTCTTTCGATGATGTACCAGACGGCACTGAtccaaattttcttcgttttacgGGCACTGCAGAACGGAGTCTGCGCATGAAGGAATGTACAACttgatataaatcaaattacaTTGTTTCAGTATGAGTATTAGTAAATGATTGCAGGGTCATACTCTTTGTACTATAAACTATATTTTTTGAGAAGATCttttttagataaatatttacaagtgTACgtcaaattttttactttttctttttttttttttttttttctaatatctcaAACTTAGAATATtactttaaagaaaattccaaTTAAAAGATGAAACATTACGATTGTTAAATGTGACTTTTAAtggatgataaaaaataattcttatcttgaaatttcatgtcaaataatatctttatttgtaAAACTACTTTACGATTACCTAATCAtacatcttccttttttctttcttttttttttgtttgttaaattgaaaattactaCTTTATCGACAGATATAAATCCACGATGATACGTcgttttaaaatgaattaggggtatatattttttcgaattaaattctaacgtgaaaaatatatgagaaatGACATACGTTAGTAAATATCGAATACTTTATAAGGTTAAGTTCTTcttaatgagaataaaatttaatacaaaagaaaaacgtaagaaaagaaaaggtttgttaaacgagaaataatacttttagattcatttcgaaaagattaattaattattatcgaaaaagattaataaggatcattttcttttcttttctttttccttttttttttttttctttttttgattagacaaatctgtaaaaagaaactttacctgttaaaaagtattttcaattttccttgTTGAGAATGGCCAGTTATTCCGACATATTGCGTCTACTGTTTGTAAAATGAGTTTTCGTATACAACTGTTGACGAATagcttagaaatatttttagaatagATCTTATATAAGATTCATTCGTAAGATACATAAACATTAGACTGACAAAGTCAGTTGTTTATTGTAGAAACATCCATCGGAAAAATAGGTacgatatgaaattaatttattactattattattattattattattattattattattaatattattagttaaAGTGCCAATGGATCAAATCAGTGGCCAAGTcatcaaaatcttttttttcccgttcttttttaaagatacgTATTTTGGTTGTTTCTTATCAAAATTGCACAAAGATAAATGCGGTATATAatcttgaataatttctttggaatattataatttacctCCAAGCTGTGTAATTTATTCGTAACTTTCGTATCTTCATTTGGCCAATAAtacttatcttttcttctttttctatatatatatatatgtatataacaattttttttaattatatgtatatatatatatatatatataaaacattaagtgttatatatactattattattacctattCTATCCAAATGTTTTCAGGTGTAGGGAAAACTTAATCGTTAACCTTATAGTTTATTATTCTTGGACGGTATCTGTTTGATATTTGCacaatatattaacaattattattttgtcaacttgataaaaaaatacacaaaatactgatatattataatattaggaCACACTGGAGCCCTGCCCAGGTCAAAGTCGATtgcaacaaaatatatatatatatttatttatttatataattttacgtataattattttcataaaggGTAAGTCAGtgtttattgttttcttccaTTAGTTTACACAGGACACATATGTACAATCTATTATACTCTGAAAATATCAAAGTCTTCTTCAAACTAGAAAGATAatcaaagataattttatattatttatttgtcaacgtaatatataatagaaacatAAAAGTAaactatttttcaataaagcaaccattttaatttatatgagAATTGTAATCACAGATAATGCAGAAGAAAAACTGTACACTGACAAAcccattatattattatattctaagaAAATGTACAATATAACATTGATGTGGCCGACCAAATATTCTGAGAGAAAtgatacttaaaaattaacatttatttatgttatgtaattaattaattcgtataacttttatatatataattaataatgcttAACACAGAGTTCATCGTCTTTAACAAATACAGGATATCTTTGTTTGAGCTTGTAAAAGTCCATTTAccatataaaataacaatctGCCATGTCGCATATTCATAGTTGGCCACTTTTCAGTATAaaatttcctatttctttgCCACACCTTATAAAAATactcatttaaaaatacaacTTATTGGTCC encodes the following:
- the LOC124947557 gene encoding alanine aminotransferase 1 isoform X1, which codes for MDLNEKLGGITRRQYDISSARISLTYRYKIKMSRKSVVIAAAGWPRAWERGGLIGAGVGATVGTRPNRSRTSNVPVVQSVAVDTTVLSRTMANTASNNMKILNEDNIYENIKKMEYAVRGPLLIRANEIEKELQKGAKKPFKEVLKANIGDAHAMGQRPITFLRQVLSLTVLPDLLNDPNYPEDAKSRAKALLQACRGSVGCYTDSMGLEIVRKHIAQYIENRDGIPSNYENIFLGNGASDAIKSVLKLFAQKINNKPTGVMIPIPQYPLYSASISEFGLGEIGYFLDEDNKWALNIAELERALNEAKKWSNPRVLVVINPGNPTGQVLNRSNIEDILRFAHKHKLFIFADEVYQDNIYDKNCCFHSFKKVAFELGAPYNQMELASFMSISKGYMGECGIRGGYAELVNVDATVMQLLRKSISAMLCPTVLGQIVMDVVANTPKPNEPSYTKFEEEKRNTLLSLAERSQLAVDMLNSIPGYKTNPSMGAMYVFPRFEIPAKAIEAAKAKGQSPDLFYAFKLLEETGICVIAGSGFGQLPGTYHFRTTILPQKEKMKTMLNSLKEFHLKFLKEYS
- the LOC124947557 gene encoding alanine aminotransferase 1 isoform X2; this translates as MSRKSVVIAAAGWPRAWERGGLIGAGVGATVGTRPNRSRTSNVPVVQSVAVDTTVLSRTMANTASNNMKILNEDNIYENIKKMEYAVRGPLLIRANEIEKELQKGAKKPFKEVLKANIGDAHAMGQRPITFLRQVLSLTVLPDLLNDPNYPEDAKSRAKALLQACRGSVGCYTDSMGLEIVRKHIAQYIENRDGIPSNYENIFLGNGASDAIKSVLKLFAQKINNKPTGVMIPIPQYPLYSASISEFGLGEIGYFLDEDNKWALNIAELERALNEAKKWSNPRVLVVINPGNPTGQVLNRSNIEDILRFAHKHKLFIFADEVYQDNIYDKNCCFHSFKKVAFELGAPYNQMELASFMSISKGYMGECGIRGGYAELVNVDATVMQLLRKSISAMLCPTVLGQIVMDVVANTPKPNEPSYTKFEEEKRNTLLSLAERSQLAVDMLNSIPGYKTNPSMGAMYVFPRFEIPAKAIEAAKAKGQSPDLFYAFKLLEETGICVIAGSGFGQLPGTYHFRTTILPQKEKMKTMLNSLKEFHLKFLKEYS